Proteins encoded within one genomic window of Ptiloglossa arizonensis isolate GNS036 chromosome 3, iyPtiAriz1_principal, whole genome shotgun sequence:
- the Mppe gene encoding metallophosphoesterase codes for MLRRNRLKNRVIAIGFLVLITVIYNEFLVYGIQKIKWSLRECSECVKVLLVADPQILGEKSENYFGAWIARWDSDRYLKETFSRALDHSQPHVVAFLGDLMDEGHVAGAETFKAYKGRLDSIFEMPDHIMKIYLPGDNDIGGEEDTVSFNIHNRFNFAYSQPDTLVYKTVTFFKVNRLTHTMPEAPKDAFLNDYAERNTTNVVFSHMPLLFMPGTFVQNVLKELSPQVIFTGHEHKAMHISLDTATDQLSEIWILPPYETPLYQLRMDVGDIHEVQMPTCSYRMGTPHTGYGLAYIDTQEKTVEFTILWLPGRFPQLWIYIFVGIFILSFSIFVCISSYCSKSHAIYSRMSSI; via the exons atgttacGACGGAACAG ATTGAAAAATAGAGTGATTGCTATTGGATTTCTAGTGCTGATTACTGTAATATACAATGAATTTTTAGTCTATGGTATACAAAAGATCAAATGGTCTTTACGAGAATGTTCAGAATGTGTCAAAGTATTACTTGTTGCTGATCCACAGATATTAGGTGAAAAATCTGAAAATTACTTTGGCGCATGGATAGCACGATGGGACAGTGATAG GTACTTAAAGGAAACATTTTCAAGAGCTTTGGACCATTCTCAGCCTCATGTTGTTGCATTTCTAGGAGACCTTATGGATGAAGGTCACGTTGCTGGTGCAGAAACCTTTAAAGCATACAAAGGAAGATTAGATTCTATATTTGAAATGCCTGATCATATAATG AAAATTTATTTGCCGGGTGATAATGATATTGGAGGAGAAGAGGATACGGTCTCGTTTAATATTCATAATAGGTTCAATTTTGCATATTCACAACCAGACACTTTAGTTTATAAGACAGTAACATTTTTCAAg GTAAACAGATTGACTCATACCATGCCAGAAGCTCCAAAAGATGCCTTTCTTAATGATTATGCAGAAAGAAATACAACAAATGTAGTATTCAGTCATATGCCTTTACTATTCATGCCTGGTACTTTTGTCCAAAAT GTTCTGAAAGAATTGTCTCCTCAAGTTATTTTTACTGGGCATGAGCATAAGGCAATGCATATCAGCTTAGATACAGCAACAGACCAATTAAGTGAGATTTGGATTTTACCTCCGTATGAAACACCATTATATCAATTAAGAATGGATGTAGGTGACATTCATGAAGTACAAATGCCTACTTGTTCATACAGGATGGGTACACCTCATACAGGATATGGACTAGCCTATATTG ataCTCAAGAAAAAACTGTAGAATTTACCATTTTATGGTTACCAGGAAGATTTCCACAACTATGGATTTATATCTTTGTTGGAATATTCATTCTGTCATTCAGTATTTTTGTTTGTATTTCCAGTTATTGCTCAAAGAGTCATGCAATTTATAGTCGTATGTCTTCAATATAA
- the LOC143144371 gene encoding DNA polymerase beta, whose translation MGKRKASDNAGNSNQDLCEFLIELANYERNVNNNIYKYNAYRKASSTLNSLPYRVTSGDAAKKLPGIGDKIAKKIDEFLSTGKLQKLEDINKDENNVAINLLTRVSGIGPAKAKELVDAGIKSLDDLRKHSDKLNHHQKLGLKYFEDFEERIPKKEIEQIEKIMKDAIMKLSNEYIVTICGSYRRGKKESGDIDVLLTHPTYTSKEKESKKKVLILRNVVECLEKKKLIVDTLSLGPTKFMGVCHIPNDDSKPFRRLDIILAPYDQYYCAILYFTGSDLFNKNMRAHALEKKYTLNEYTLKCLTSEGVPGNAEIITSEEDIFRILKMPYKEPKDRDT comes from the exons aTGGGAAAACGAAAAGCCAGTGATAATGCAGGAAACTCAAATCAGGATTTATGTGAATTTCTGATag aATTGGCAAATTATGAACGGAATGTcaacaataatatttataaatataatgccTATCGCAAAGCATCGAGTACTTTAAACAGTTTACCTTATAGAGTAACAAGTGGTGATGCAGCAAAAAAATTGCCAGGAATTGGagataaaattgcaaaaaaaattGACGAATTTCTTAGTActggaaaattacaaaaattagaagat ATTAATAAGGATGAAAACAATGTTGCAATTAATTTGTTAACACGTGTATCTGGTATTGGACCTGCAAAAGCAAAGGAGTTAGTAGATGCTGGTATTAAGTCATTGGATGATTTAAGAAAGCATTCGGACAAGCTCAATCACCATCAAAAGCTTGGTTTGAA gtattttgaagattttgaggaaagaattccaaaaaaagaaattgaacagATCGAAAAGATTATGAAAGATGCTATTATGAAATTGAGCAACGAATATATTGTAACAATTTGTGGAAGCTACAGACGTGGTAAAAAGGAAAGCGGAGACATTGATGTTCTATTAACACATCCAACATATACTTCTAAAGAGAAAGAATCAAAGAAAAAAGTTTTAATTTTGAGAAATGTTGTTGAATGTCttgagaaaaagaaattgattgTAGATACACTGTCTCTTGGGCCAACAAAATTTATG GGTGTTTGTCACATTCCAAATGATGACAGCAAACCATTTAGAAGACTTGATATTATATTGGCACCTTACGATCAGTATTATTGTGCTATACTTTATTTTACTGGAAGTGACctttttaacaaaaatatgaGGGCACATGCTTTAGAAAAAAAGTATACTTTGAATGAATATACATTAAAGTGTCTCACATCTGAAG GGGTACCAGGAAATGCAGAAATAATCACATCTGAAGAAGATATTTTCCGAATTTTGAAAATGCCGTACAAAGAACCAAAAGATAGGGATACATAA